GTCTGgagaaaaggagacgatctccaTCATTAATATCCAGCAAAACACTACAACCTTCCCACGTTATTCGACGGTTTTGGCTGGAGTTTTCGTGTTCAATCGTCGACATTATTCAATGAATCGAACAAAAGTTTCGAATTTATTGACAAACAGTATTCGATTTATTCCAATTAATAACGAGCTGTGGAGATGAAGGTGTTGTTGAAGAGGAAGTGACGATATAAaccctagttagggtttaatacAACGGTTTTGAGGGGGAACTGTTTATTACTTCTGTTGAAGACTTTGTTTGGGACTTGGGTTTTGATTTGGTGGCTTTGGCCCGTTTGTCTTAGACCATGTAATGTGAAGTCATAAAATTCTTCTGGCGCGTTATGCGGTAACACCATGTTTAGTGGTTTGGGTGAATAAAGCCTCTACCTTTTAGCGTTTTTCGCCATGTGACAGTATAGTCGGTAAGGGGCATTATTggacgtttttctaaaatgggtgtagtggggatgtgggcattaCATTAAAAAGGGtgttaaacaattaaataaaaaaaatatcaaaaaatggTATTGGGCAAGCATAGGAGAGAATGCATGTCATTGGCCAAACCATTTGATGTTTGGCGTGATTTAAAAAATACCGGGGGggcttttttttgaaaaaaaacacgACCAAACACGCCCATGGGGGTGGGGATGGAGCGAGATCCGGCGTTATTGGTggcaaattttgaaaaaaaaccaCGCCAATTACGGTTGGTTTAAGTGACGAATTGTGTAAGAGAGCGACTTTACGAGACTTTATGTTACAAGAGGGTGTAGTCATAGAGCCTTATACTCATTGTTACCTCATcattaattttctattttttcatttaatctctaaattttattaaaataacacttttattaaatttaaaataacacttttattaaatttaaaaaaaaacattaaatttAATCTTCGTCTTCATTGTCATTTTCTCCTTCTTCCTCTTAGTTTTCTCCATCATCCAAACCTCCGTCTGCGAAGTTCCCAACTTCTTCCTCCCCGCGATTTCTTCGGGTGAAAAAAATCTTCAGTAAATATCGGTGAATGAATCTTCTGATGAGGGGCCATTATTTTTTAAAAGAAAGtgggagttttttttttttgatgaatgAGAGTTTTTTGAGGTTTGGTTAAGGTGAATGTTAAAGATAAATGGTATATATGGAttgtttaggattttttttatcAAGTAGCAAATGGTCAGTTTTTTGAAAATCTTCCCCCCCCCCTCTGCCGCTATTCTCTTCGCGAGCTTTCGAAATCAAGCACCCATAGCGCCGGCCGTAGCGGTGTGGCGTGGCGCTATGAGGCGCTATGTTGTCTTTGGCCGGGTTATGGCGCCCCACTACGGATGGCCTTATGGTCGATATTTTTAACACAAACAATCATAATTGCGTAACTGAACACGACTATCTAAATGTGCAAAACGGGTCGGCGGGCTATTAGATAGTAATTATGTTGTAAATGTTTTAATTGGGTTTTGTGTGTTGGTCTGTTTGATTAAAATGGTTATACAGGCAGATAGGCCTGGACACGACCAATTTAAACTCGAAAACAACTAATTTATCATGATAATCAGCAACATttaaaaacataagtttaatCTTGTTAATAAGTCGTGGCTATTGGCGAGTTTGATTGTTTGCATCTTGGGAATAACGGGCCTCATATCTCCCATTTGCTTTTACGCGGATGATGCTCTTCTTGTTGGGAAATGGTCAATGCGGAATTTCAAGAATATGATTCGGCTGCTTCGCGTTTTCCACTTATGCTCCGGATTAAAAATTAATTTGTTCAAGTCGACTATTTTTGGTGTTAATTGTACCGAAGAAGAGCTTAAGGTTTTTTCTGAAGTGTGTGGATGTAAGCATGGGTCTCTTCCTTTTGATTATCTTGGAATTAAAGTTGGAGCGAACATGAATCGAATTTGGAATTGGGAGTCGGTGATAAAGAAATGTAAATCTCGGCTAAAGTTATGGAAGGCTAGAACTTTATCTATTGGTGGGCGACTTGTGCTCATTAAATCGGTTCTATCTAGCTTGCCCATATATTATTTTTCCCTATATAAGGCTCTGATCAAGGTTATTGAAGATATGGAGATTATTACGTTTTTTGTGGGCAGGCGACGAAAATATTAAGAAGATTCATTGGGTAGCTTGGGATGTTGTTACGACTCCTAAGAAGGAAGGGGGTTTGGGCGTTTCTAAATTGGCAGAAGTTAATATGGCTTTGCTGGTTAAATGGGTTTGGAGGTACAAGAATGAAGCAGTATGTCTCTGCGAAAAGTGATAGAGGCTTGTCATGGCAAAAATAAAAAATGACATATCCTTCCTGTTAATAATTCGCAATCAGGAGGCTGGAAAGCGATGGTGTTATCGCTGAATAAAGTGGTTTTGCAATCCAGAAATGTTAACTCCCAGTTTCGAGCTGTAGTCGGCAATGGTTCTGAGGTTTGCTTCTGGATAGATAAATGGCGAGGGGACTTGCAGTTTAAAGACACTTTTCCAGCTTTGTTTAGCGTGGCAAAGGACAAATATGCTTCGGTGGCTGAATCATGGGATAATGAGGCTTGAATTTACTGCTGCAGGTGGAACAGGAGGTTGTCGGATGCTGCTGAGTTCGAGCAGGCTGATCAGATAACTTCTCTGCTGAACGAGTTTGTGGTAACTGGACGACCGTTGGGTATGGGAAGGGAACAATGATGGAGATTTTGTTGTGGCCGATTTCAAGAAATTATTGGTTCAAGAGAAGTGTCAAAAGAGGGATTTTTGTATGAAATGGATTTCGTGGGTTCCTCTAAAGGTTAAGATTTTTGTTTGGCGGCTCGAGATGGACTGTATTCCGACCCGCGCTGCTCTTCGAAGACGACATATCAACCTCCAAGATGTTTCATGTGCTTTGTGTGAAGCGGAAGAAGAGACGACGTTACATCTTTATACCGGATGTGGTTTTACGTTTGGGGTTTGGTCGGCGATTGGTGCTTGGTGCAAGATAGACCCTATTTTCGCTTTTGATGTTAAAGATTTATTAAAGCTTGCGAATGGGAGAAGAATTAAGGAAGAAAAGAAGATTATTCAAGGTATTGTTATGGTTTTCATGTGGGTTATTTGGAACGCGAGGAATGAAAAGATCTTTAGAAACAAAGGTACGGAAGTTAGAGAGCTAGTGGCATCTATTAAGTCTTTGTCCTTTATTTGGCTAAGGTCAAGATCTAGGTTTAAAAAGATTGTTTGGAAGGATTGGATGGTGAACCCATTGTATATGTTGTAGTTTGTGCGTCGTCCTTGTTTTGAGGGCCGGTCGCGGTTTTATTGaagtttacctttcaaaaaaaaaaaaaaaaactaattgtgTGCTTGTGAATTGTGAATGTGATTCATAT
Above is a window of Helianthus annuus cultivar XRQ/B chromosome 14, HanXRQr2.0-SUNRISE, whole genome shotgun sequence DNA encoding:
- the LOC110906502 gene encoding uncharacterized protein LOC110906502 — its product is MDCIPTRAALRRRHINLQDVSCALCEAEEETTLHLYTGCGFTFGVWSAIGAWCKIDPIFAFDVKDLLKLANGRRIKEEKKIIQGIVMVFMWVIWNARNEKIFRNKGTEVRELVASIKSLSFIWLRSRSRFKKIVWKDWMVNPLYML